The following DNA comes from Sorex araneus isolate mSorAra2 chromosome 5, mSorAra2.pri, whole genome shotgun sequence.
GGATGGTGTGTTCTCAACCCAGTGGGGCCCTGCTCCAAGCCCCTACCCTGAGTGTCACTCCCCTCAGGATATCCCAGGGCTGCAGAACCAGCAAGAAAATCTGGAACAGCCATTCCTGAGTGTCTTCAAGAAGGGTCGGCGGAGAGTGCCTGTGAGGAGTCTGGGCAAGGTCGTACACTATGCCAAGGTCCAGCTGCGGttccagcacagccaggtgggggcagagccaggtAGGGACCATCTGGGGAACCTGCCCTTGACCTCAGCCCAGCCAACATGCCCTGCTCTCCCCAGGAAGCCAGTGACTGCTACCTGGAGCTCTTCCCCGCTCACCTGTACTTCCAGGCCGTGGGTTCCGAAGGCCTCACTTTCCAGGTAGGAAACAGGGcagagggggaggcggggagaggaagaagccagCCTCgcctctgccctgtgccctgcaGGGCCTACTGCCGCTGACGGAGCTCAGTGTCTGCCCGCTGGAGGGGTCCGGAGAGCCTGCCTTCCAGATCACAGGTGAGTGGTCACTCCGCCCTGAGCCCAGGGACAGCAGTGGGCCCTGATGCTGAGGAGCCTTTCTTCCACTGGCCACACGGTCTGCCCAGCTGAGGGCAGGAGGAGTCTGAGGACACCAGGGCCCGTGCAGTGGCCACTGTTCCCTCCAGCGGGGCCTGGGGTCTGTGCCAGCCCTCTCTGCCTTCCCTGCAggccccctgcctgcacccctgctcGTGCTGTGCCCCAGCCATGCAGAGCTGGGCCGCTGGCTCTACCACCTGGAGAAGCAGATGGCCCTCCTGGGCGGGCTGCGGCGCTGCCACTCGGCCCCCCCGCAGGTCAGTGCTGGGAACCCCACacctctcctccccagcctcctccgCCTGCCCCTGACCCCCCTCTGCCAGGGCCCCCCTGAGGACGAGCTCCCCTGGACTCTGCAGCGCAGGCTCACCAGACTGCGGACAGTGTCGGGACGCCACAAGGTGGGCAGTGCCATCTGTGCTTCCAGAGTGAGGTTGCAGCATCTGCCCTCCCAGGTAGAGGAGAGGGCACACGGGAGACGGGAGGGCATGGGGCACCTGGAGGACAAGGGAGGACAGGGGACGTGGGGAGGACACAGGACACGGGGAGGACAAGGAGCACAGGAGCATAGGACACGGGACATGGGGAGGACCTGGGACCTGGGAGCATAGGACATGGGGAGGACGTGGGGCACGGGGGGACGTGGGGCACTGGGGGGGACATGGGGCATGGGGGAATGTGGGACAcgggggggggcgtggggcacAGGGGGCTTGGAGCTTGGGGGGATGTGGGGCATGGGGGGCCGTGGGGCACGGGGAGGACGTGGGgcacggggggctgggggagggacgtGGGgcacggggggctgggggagggacgtGGGGCACagggggcttggggcttggggtaGACGTGGGGCACGTGGGGGGTGTGGGGCATGGGGGGCACGGGGGGCGTGGGGCACGGGGAGGACGTGGGGCACGTGGGGGTGTGGGGcatggggggcgtgggggggcgtggggggcggggggcggggggcacggggAGGTCGGGATACAAGGAGGACATGTCCCATGTTCTTCCTATGTCCCATGTTCTCCCTCTGTCCTATGTCCCATGTCCTCCCTGTGTCTCATGTCCTTCCCATGGCATGAGGGCATGGGACATGGGGAGGACATGGGGCCATAAGGAGACATGGGACATGGGAGAACATGGGGCATGGGAGACTTGGGGCACAGGGGGCATGGGGACACGGAGAAGACATGAGACCTGGGGTGAGGACGCTGGGACACTGGGCCCAGGGACGTGGCCCCAGGTGACAGGGGAAGGTGCTGGCAGCAGGTGCAGTGGACTCCGGGTGCCGACTGTGAGCCGCCCATGCCCTTTGCCCCCAGGAGCAGTGTGACCGGCTGCTGCTCCTGTACCCGACCTCCCTGGCCATCTTCTCCGAGGAAGCTGACGGGCTTTGCTTCAAGGTGAGGCCTCGCTGCAGACCTGCCCTGGGAGACTCCCTtagcagggcggggtgggggcagcagctcAGCATGAACCTGTCTGTCAGGCTGGGATGTGACAGAGCAAGTTGGTTCCTCCCACACTCCCCTGGTCAGTGTGTTCTCAGCCCTGAGGCAGGCGAGGTGCCATCTCGGAGCACCCGCCCCCACCAGTCTTGTCTCCTCAAGGACCTCCCTCCTGGGTGTCCCATCGTGgaggaccctcccctcccccctgtccAGTCTCTTCAAGACTCCTCCCCCCATAAGTGGTCTCAAGGACCCTCCCCCCTGGGTGACCCATCTTGGAGGACCCTCCCCACTGGGTGTCCCATctcagagcccctggcagccatcATGGGGCATGGTCTGGAGCAGAATGACCCCAGAGTGCATCTCTGCTGCCCCATCCCTGTTCTGAGAGGCCCATACCTCTCAGTGGGAGTCTTCCTGGCATACGCGGGACATATGCCTAGGTGCGTATCttatttgtatgtgtatacatgccTGTGTACACTCATCACACAAGTGCCTGTGTGTCCGTGTATGTGGGGACATGTGTATGTCCACGggggatgtgtgcatgtgtgtccgtgCACGTCCATGGGTGTaagcacatgtgtacatgtgtgcatgtccatGGGTTTGAGGACACGTGTGCACGTCCatgagtgtgagtgcatgtgtacatgtctgtgggTGTGAGGACATGTATACATGCATTCATGTACTTCCTGGGGCTGTGCACTGGTGCGTGCATGATTTGCACCCTGTcggtgcatgtgtatgtgtgagggtgAGCGTGTATTGAGCATGCCCAGCCCTGAGCTTCATTTGCCTGCACTTGGCAGGGAGAGCTGCCGCTTAGTGCTGTCCACATCAAcctggaagagaaggagaaacagaTCCGCTCTTTCCTGATTGAAGGTGACCGTGAGGGCCTGGGCCAGGAGGGGGCCCGGCTGCTCCCTGGGGCTCTGCGGGGAGAAACTGCAGCCAGCCTCTCACAGGGTTTGTGTGCCAGGCCCCCTCATCAACACCATCCGAGTGGTGTGTGCCAGCTACGAGGATTACAGCCGCTGGCTTCTGTGCCTGCAGGCAGTGACCGGCCCCCAGGGCTTCCCAGGGCTCCAGGCACCCACACAGGTGAGGACCAGCAGGGGACGCTGTCCACAGCTCCAGGCACGGGCAGAGGGCAAGCCCGGGTGGGCAGTGTGGGCGGGGCCACTATCCTGCTCATCTCGGCACTGGCACCCTGGCTGCCCAGATCAGGGGTGGTGGCCGAAGCTCGCTCTCCTCAGATGGACGAACCAGCTGGGACTCAGGGTGCCCGGCACCCCCGTCCACCCACACAAGCCAGTCTCTCCCTGAATCCTTGGTGGTATCCCCTGTGAGCTGCCCTGCACAGACTCCACCTGTGAGTACCAGGTTCCTGCCGAGGAAGGTTCTGAGGGCAGGGGAGGCTCTGTCCGGTCACCCCACCCCTGGGGTCTGGTTCCTGTGTGGCGGCCATGTACCCCCAGAGCAGGAGAGGATTCTGAGGACGTCTGGGAATTTGGTCCCCACAGGAGGGGGACAGCACCAGCAAACACAAGTTGGAGTTGAGACGGAGCGGCAGCACTCGGTCCCCCAGGAGCAAGGCCCGAGGAGAGAGGCCTGGTCCAACCAGCCCCCTGCACCTCGACCTGACCAAGGTGGGCCCAGGCAGCTGACCTGCCCTTGACTGGCCTGCCCTCCTGCACTCCGGGACCCCCAGGCCTTTTCCCTAGCCCCAGGAGCCCTGTCTCTCCTATCCCTTGTCCACAGCTTAGCCTGGAAGGCAGCCCTGAGGCCCCAGACCCTTCTCTGGAGACCCCACACTCCCCGCTGTATGCTGACCCCTACACACCACCCGCCACCTCCCACCACAAGGTCACAGATGTTCGGGGCCTGGACGAGGTCAGTCCCCGCCTGGGCGTCAGGAAGGGAGCTGCTGGGACCTGGGCCGAGGTCAGGGCTTGGGACGTCCTCACTCCGCCTGCAGCACACCCTGCATCTGAAGTCGGGCCCTGGCCGAGTTGAGGGGCTCAGGAGGCCTCAGTCCCACGTTCTCCGACAGTTCCTCAGCGCCATGCAGAGCTCGCTGCGGTCCGAGCCCGCGAGCTCATTCCCCTCGATCCCTGTGTCGGTGCCCGTGTCAGACGCCGGCTGTGGACTGTCCAAGAAGGGGACCCTGGTGTCGCGGGCCTCCCCACGGCATCGAGGTCGGGCCCCACCACCGCCAGACTCCCCGCAGCTTGTGAGTTGAAGCCCATCCCGCCCCGCGCCTTTGTGTGGCCTAGACTGAAAGCAAGAGACCTGGAAATGGGGGTGCAGTGAGAAGATGAGGCGGGAGGGAGCtggctgcccctcaccccctggGGCTCTAAGGCTGCTCGGTTGGACCCCCAGGTCTCCCCTGCGAAGGACGGTTCTCCTCTCCCCGTGCCTCCTCCTGCCGGTGAGTGAGGCCTGCCTCTTTCTGGGGGGCCCAGACGCTGCTTCCCGCAGACAGAAgcacctctgccctcccccacagaTGGCCGTGCCCCCAGGAGCTACAACCTCTGGGACAAGGCCCCATCCCCCTGCCGGCAGCGGTGGCCCCGGTTCAGTGTGCCTGAGACTGAGGGGGGGCCCTTGCACTGGATCTGAGCCCCAGCAGGGCGGCACCTGCCAGCACCCACCCTGGAGGGCTGGCACAGGTGTGGCTAGCCTGTACCCCACCCAGTGCCAAGTCGGGAACCCTGGATTTGGGAAGCCCAGGGTTCCAGAGGGGCCCGAGGGAACTGTCACCCTGAGGAGCcagactccagcccctgctccagaAGGAATGGGGGGCTGGGATCTGACTGGGTCTTCACCTGGGAGTGGGGGTAGCACAGCTGTGAAGCCAAGGGTATGAAGGTCAGAGGTCAGAAGGTCAGATGTCATGGACGGGGAGGGTGTCTTAGCAAGTGTGGGGCAGGTGAAGAGGAACTGAACTAAAGAAGTGGCAGCAAAAGTTTATTGGTGTGTGTGTCCACTGTGTGCTCAGGACCGAGTGCCTGCCGCCTCAGGCTGAATGCCCGCCCACAGTCAGCTGGGCAGCCCGTCCCGCCAACACCTGCTCAGTTCTGACTAGGCCTGCCCTGTTCTGCCTTGCACCTCACTTAGCTTTCCCAGAGGAGGGCCTTGAGACTCTGTCCCACAGCTCCCCACATTGCTGCCCACTGCCTCAGAGGCGGGgcccctcacccacccagccCACCCTTTCTTCAGCCCCTGCCCAGGTTCTTGGGGCCTCTGCTTTCCAacatccctctctgcctctcctccccagccAACCAGGAACCCAGTTAGCAGACAGGCCACACACCAGCAGTTCGCTGGAGAAAGTGCATCCATCCCCAGCGCCACATGGCTGCGGGGCCACCCTCCCACCAGCACCTGCTCTCACCTACCCGCAGACTCGCCTCCCCCTTCCTCGCTGTGCTCTGCAGACTCGGCCTTGGCAGCCGCTGTCCGGACACTCAAGTGAGCCCAAGGCAGCCAGCATGATGCTAGCTCCGTCCACGATGTTGCAGGAAACAGGGTGCGGGGCAGGACAGGGGGCAGAGCttgtcctgagcaccagtggctgCTTGTCCCACATCATCCTGGGCTGGACGAGGAAGGAGCCTCctaggagctggggctggggcttcTGCTGCGGCGGGGGCTGCGGTGCCTGCGCCCCACATGCCGGCGGAAGTAGCGGATGGCTGAGACGGTGCCGAGGTTGGCCAGCAGGACTGTGGGAAAGTCACGAGGCCTCCTGAGCTCTGGCTTCCCAGGCTACCCtgacctcctgccctccccccccacggCCCAGCCGTCCAGGCCCAGTAGCCGGTGGCGGCCGAGCAAGCAGtggcttctccagagagaagtCCAGTGCCCTCACACCTGCCCTTGGCCCGGATGGGGTGAGACTGGACACCTGCCCTCTGGCTGGCTGCTGggcaccagcccctccccagggcttCCCCTGCCTTCCAGCCCCCAGGGTCCCACCTGTTTTCCAGGCATCGGGGTTGTGCAGATCTGACGTCCTCACAGCCCAGGAGGCAAAGGCTACAAACACCAGGCACATGTCCTTCTGGCTGAAGTTAAACGAAGTGAGAGGACCCCAGGGCTCCCCTAGAAAGAGAAGCAGCATTCCGAGCTCCGCCTGTGTCCTCGGACATGCTGCAGTATGCACCTGTCCGGGGACTGTCTgagcccaggccccagcccctctgccacgGTGTGTATCTGCAGCCTCCAGCATCAGACATGTGATCTCTGGGCCACTATTACCTGGGTCATAAACATCTTCTGAGAAAACATGAGGTGGGGTCGAGTGAGTACCTGACCTACCCGCCATGAGGTCAGAGCAGGAACTGCCCAGCCCTCTCCTGCGGGGGGCTGGGATTATCTAACTCAGCACAGGGCAGAGGTCAGTTCCAATTCAGGTTCTTGAGGGCCACCGTGCGTGGCGGCCTGCACACCTAACCCTTGACTGTGCCCAGAATGACTGGAACCCTTCTTCCCTCcgtcctcctttcctccctcccatcccctttgctcctcctcccctctccctccctcctccctcctccctcctatttccttccctccctccctccctctctcccttcttccctccctcccttcctccctccttgctcccccttccttccttcctcccttccttcctgccttcctccttcctcctcctattcctcctccccctccctccctcctggctcccccttcctcccttccttcttcccttcctgccttcctccttcctcccttctcctacctccatccttccttccccttccttcctccctctccctcttgtcCCCCGCAACCCTCCTGGCTGAGCTCTACACACAGTGCGTCCTCAGGCACTGGGCAATCACTGGGGTCCACACAGCACCTACCTGTTTGCCTGAGTGCCAGCTGGGGCTGCTTAGTGGCAGCACACTGGGGTTCCTGGGAGCAGCCAGGCCCCACTTTCCGGGACGGTGCCTCAGGGAGCGACTCTTTGCCTGTGGCCTGCAGCTGGAGGACTGCCGGCTCCAATGTGCTTCTTGGCTGATTCTCTCTGACGAAGTGCTCATAGGTCTCAGGGGTAGTGATGGGTGCAGGGTCCTTCATGGGGGCTGGGAAGCCTGGTACGGGCTCCTTCCCGGGTGCTGAGGCTTGGGTGCCCCCTTTGAGCCCTGCCCTCTGGGTTTGTCTGTCTCTGAAGAAGAACTCACACACATCCGGCCACTGAACTTCAGTGGGAATTTCTGAGGCCTCCTCagcctcttcttcttcctcttcaatgGTGTCACAGAAAAAAAACTCGTAGGCTTCAGGGAGGGTCACCACAAAGGAGCTCCGAGGTCCAGACCCCGCTGAAGCAGAGGGGGCGGGTGGAGGCAAGTGCTTAAGGATCCGAGGCTGGGGGGGGCGAGACCCAACGGCCACGGCATCCCAGGCTCcaggccccccgcagccccctgcCACTGTCCTGAGGGCGGGGGGCCAGGTTGTGGCAGGTGAAGGGGGCGCCGGGGCCCCTCCTGAGCCTGGCTCCTCGGGGCAGGAAGGTGGCACGGAGAACCGCACTTTCTTCCTCCTGGGCACTGGGGCAGGACCAGCAGGGGCGCCTTCTGGGGATTTGCCTCTGGGGTTTTCCTGGGGCCACCCTGAAGCCACAGCAGGGCTCAGACCCAGCTCACTCACAGGGGCACTCTCCATGCCCAGAGCAGAAGGCCCACtctggggagtgggggcaggtgtGAGCAGGTCCACAGCAGGCGGAGCTGTAGGGGGTGCAGCCTTGGAGGCAAAGACAGATGAGTCCACCTCTTTTTCCACCACTGGGCTGGTTCTGCCCAAGTCTGTGTCCAGTCTAGGCTTGGAGGTGGGTATAGCCAGAGGAGTGTTGGGCTGAGGCTCGGAGGTGGGTGTAGACGGAGGTGTGTTGGGCTGAGGCTCGGAGGTGGGTATAGCCAGAGGTGTGTTGGGCTGAGGCTCGGAGGCAGGTGTAGACGGAGGTGTGTTGAGCTGAGGCTTAGAGACAAATGTAGAGAGATATGTGTCAGGTTGAATCTTGGAGGAGGGTGTAGACAGAGGCATATTGGGTTGAATCTCAGAGGCAGGTATAGACAAAGGCATGTTAGGCTGAGGCACAGAGGCAAGTGTAGACAAAGGTGTATCGAATTCAATCTTGGAGGGGGGTGTAGACAGAGATGTGTCGAGTTGAAGCTTGGAAATGGGTGTAGATGGAGGCGTGTCAGGTTGAATCTCGGAGGAGGGTGTAGATGAAGGTGTGTCAGGCTGAGATTTGGAGGCAGGTGTAGACGAAGGTGTGTCAGGCTGAGGCTTGGAGGCAGGTGTAGACTGAGGTGTGTTGAGATGAGGCTTAGATGTGGGTGTAGACGGAGGTGTGTCAGGCTGAGTCTTGGAGGTGAGTATAGACGGAGGTGTGTCGGGCTGAGGTTTGGAGGTGAGTGTAGACAGAGGTGTATCAGGCTGAGGCTTGGAGACAGGTGTAGACAGAGGTGTGTCGGGCTGAGTCTTGGAGGCAGGTGTAGACAGAGACGTGTCAGGCTGAGACTTGGAGGCGGGTGTGTCAGACTGAGTCTTGGAGGCAGGTGTAGACAGAGGCGTATTGGGCTGAGTCTCGGAGGCGGGTGTAGACAGAAGTGTGTTGAGGTGAGGCTTGGAGGCGGGTGTAGACAGAGGCGTATCGGGCTGAAGCTTGGAGGCGGGTGTAAACGGAGGTGTGTCAGGCTGAATCTTAGAGGCAGGTGTAGACAGAGATGTATCAGGTGGAGTCCTGGAGGCGGGTGTAGACAGAGGTGTGTCGGGCTGAGTCTTGGCGGCAGGTGTAGACGGAGGTGTGTTGAGGTGAAGCTTGGAGGTGGGTGTAGACAGAGGCGTATCCGGCTGAGTCTTAGAGGCATGTGTAGACAGAGGTGTGTCGGGCTGAGTCTTGGCGGCAGGTGTAGACAGAGGTGTATCGGGCTGAGGCTTGGAGGCGGGTGTAGACAGAGGCATATCGGGCTGAGGCTTGGAGGCGGGTGTAGACAGAGGCATATCGGGCTGAGGCTTGGAGGCGGGTGTAGACAGAGGTGTGTCGGGCTGAATCTTAGAGGCAGGTGTAGACAGAGGCATATTGGACTGAGTCCTGGAGGCGGGTGTAGACAGAGGTGTGTCGGGCTGAGTCTTGGTGGCAGGTGTAGACGGAGGTGTGTTAAGGTGAAGCTTGGAGGTGGGTGTAGACAGAGGCGTATTGGGCTGAGTCCTGGAGGTGGGTGTAGACAGAGGCGTATCGGGCTGAGTCTTGGAGGCGGGTGTAGACAGAGGTGTGTCTAACTTAGCCACTGAGCTATCCAGGCGACCCTCCAGGGCAGGTGAggattttgcatgtggctgggccCCAGAGGTCATTCTGAGCCGGTCTTGACCTTGCTTGGTGGGAGAGGCGGGTGTAGACAGATCCAAACTCTGTGTGGCCATCTGCTCAGGGGCCTCTGTAGAGTCTTGCCATGACTTTTCCTGCCTGGTGCCTGGGGTCCGCATTCCAACCGTAGCCAAgggtccctccccaggccctgggctcctgGACCTGGTGTTGGCTCCCAGGGGCGAGCTTGCCTGGGTGGGAGCAGATCCCGGGGTGCTGGAGCGGCACCCGGCCTTGGTGCCTGCAGAGCGCCTCTTCTTTCGGCTGGGGCTGCGTGTCGGGGCTCCAGGGCTGCTGGGGTGCCCCTGGGGCGCGGTGCTGCGGGCGGGGGCCTCTGAGCTCTGAGAAGTCCCTTcaggggggctgagggcaggaccCCGGGGGGCTGGCCCCTGCAGAAGTCGCTGCATCTCGGATCTGGAAGACCCAGGGAAGGACGAGTTCTGGCCAGAGCTAAGGGACAGCCAAGCTTCCGACTGTGTGGACGTGCTCGGCGTCTGCTGACTggcccccagggccagcccaggcTCACGCCAAGAACTGCTGACCAGCTGTCGGGTGACCGCCTTGTCCTCTTCCTCGAAGCcaggccagcccctccccgcaGGAGTAGACTGCCCCTTGAGATGAGGTGGGGGCCCAGGAGGACTACTGCCACTGCTGTCCCCTTGGTCAATGTCACTGGACAGGAGCTCGTCCCCGGAGGCCAGGCTGGCCTGCAGGAGGTCACACTCCTCAGCTGTGGCCAAGAACTCAGCCCAGTCCTGCTCGCTCAAATGGACGCTGTACTGGAAGTTCTCCATTTCGGGTCAGCACAGGCTCTTGGCTGGCACAGAGTGGGGTTTACAGGCCTGGCACACGCGGCCTCTACCCCGGCTGCCCCCTGGGGCGGCCCCCACCTTCTGGGCTCTGGGCCAGCTCTCCATCTTGGCcctggaaagaaggaaagagccgGAGGGCGtcacccccttcccccagctGCCCTCCCACCTTGGGCACCGCTGCCACATCTTAGGGGCCCTGAGGGCAGCTTCACAGAGCCAGTGACCGCCTCCCAAAATCAGACGCGGCTACAGCTGAGTGAGGCCGCCCAGGGCCAGCAGCACAGCCTGTGCTCCGAGTAGCCTCCAGCCCTCCCAGCTCCCCGCTGGCTGGCCCTCACCGCGCTCCCTGGGAGCAAGAGTCAGTCCTGGCCTGGCCCAGCGCCCCGCTGGCCATGGGGAAGGGCCACTGCCTCCAGCAGGTGACCAGCCTTGGGTGTGACCTGTCAGCTGGGTTCCCTTCAGGTTCACCAAGGTCAGAGGCTGCTCAGAGGTCGCCTAGCCCTGCCAGGGCCCGGTCAGCAGTTGCAGAGCGGAAGTGAGCTTCTCATCTCCTGCAGACTGTTGGCCACCTCAGGGCCCTGTCCCAGGCCTTCCCAGCTGTCCTGTCTCAGTGCGACCAGACCAGAGCCCTTAGTGGCCCCCCCAGTCTTTGGTCCACTCCACTGGACCTGGGGGAGCTTGCGGTCATGCAGCTGCTAAGACAAGAACCCTGAGACCAAGGCACCGTGTATCTCCGACTCCCGGAACTTGGCCCTTCTTTCTGATCCCCCGGAAGCCCTGTGGGGTGGCCTGTCTCTGGGGCTCctcagggtgggagagaggggctcACACCATCCTACCTGGGaccccagggccagctgggcaGCAGTGCTGAACGTCCGAGCAGCCTGTCCCAGAACGGCATGGTGCTGGGCTCCCCACAACAGGCTCCACCCACTGCCCAAAATACACCCCTGGTCACATGTCCCCTGCTAACACCAGTGTCCAGGCCACAAATAGATGGCCTTTGAGGGGGCCCAGCGAGGCCAAATCTCCTGGCAGGTCAGAGGCTACAGAGGGCCCTAGTCAGCAGGCAAAGCACATGGGTCCTTTCCTGAGCTGGAGCCTCTTGCTCCCGTGTCATGAGCTCTTTCCCGCCACCACACTGTGGACCCCTACTGCTCCCTACCGCCTGCCACAGGTTGAGCTCAGGGCCTCACTGCCAGCCTTCTCActctcagggtgggggtggggctgggattaTAAGCCTTGTCCCTGTTGtggccagcccccacccaggggcCCACGCAGAGGACACAGTTAAACAAAGATGTTccagtgctctttttttttttttgctttttgggtcatacctggctatgcacaggggttactcctggctctgcacttaggaatcacccatcacccctggcggtgctcaggggaccatatgggatgctgggaatcgaacccaggtcggccgcgtgcaaggcaaacgccctacccgctgtgctattgctccagcccctccagtgctCTTCTCTCTCAGGGATTCCCAGGGCTTGAAGAGCCCTGCACGAGTACCAGGACAGAGGCCGAGGGGCACATCTCCTGTGGTAATTCTCTCTCCACGTGAAGGGGGTTCTGGGGCCTCACTAGGGCTGGCCCGACACGAGTGTGAAGCTTGCTCCATCGTTCTCCGAGATTCAGACTGCTTCCAGCTTGCAGCTACTACAAATACTGATGCTGTGAACATTCCTTAACCTTTCTTCCTGTCTACCTTTTCCTcctccacacctggtgatgctcaggtgtactcctggctctgagctaagggatCACTACTGCCAGGaatcagggggccctatggggtgctggggatcgaccctgggctggccacgtgccaggcaaacacctttctctctgtactgtctttccagtcccatttttctttttcctttttctgttctcAGTGCCACGGCCTCACACGTGAGCGTGCTACAACTGAGCACGGCATTTCTTTTGCGAGACCTAAGTATGTGATCACAGAGGGCTGCTGGGTCGGAGGCTGTGCTCACCCAACTTTAAAAGATACTCCACAACTATTCCCTGAAGTGCCACAGTGctgtttttctctatttctgaTTGTCACTGGCGCCCTAAACGGAAATGTAGGGTAAAGGGCCAAAGGGGATAAGACTGCAGTCCCCAAAGCAGCCACCAGAGGGCATGGGGAACGCCAGGCGTGAGCCAGGCTCAGCTTCCCGCCCTAGGTTTTTGGACACACCTTGTGATGCttcttaggggttattcctggctctatactcaggaatcacgcctgacggtgctcaggtgaccatagggatgctggggaatcgaacccaggtcatccacgtgtaaggcaagtgccttaccctctgttctatcgctccagcttccatGTGGGAGCAGCTTTCAATGAGCAACTGTTACCTGCCAGTCTCAAAACCTGTACCCAAATTAAGGGCTTTTTACTTTCAATTGTCAAACTCACATATAGTAAGTTGCACATATTCAAAGTTTAAATTTGCTAAGTTCTCGTCTGCATGCAGACCCAGGAAGCTAGAGTGGACCTCCCGACACCCCAACAATTCCCCTAACCCTTGAtaacacccaccccctcccctcctcagacATCCACCAAAAGTGAGTAAAGTGGGGT
Coding sequences within:
- the PLEKHN1 gene encoding pleckstrin homology domain-containing family N member 1 isoform X2 — protein: MGNSQCVPQAPRRLRASFSRKPSLKGTREDSARKLVGLFGTEASPDRDTTADKIFYYIPGTDIPGLQNQQENLEQPFLSVFKKGRRRVPVRSLGKVVHYAKVQLRFQHSQEASDCYLELFPAHLYFQAVGSEGLTFQGLLPLTELSVCPLEGSGEPAFQITGPLPAPLLVLCPSHAELGRWLYHLEKQMALLGGLRRCHSAPPQRRLTRLRTVSGRHKVGSAICASRVRLQHLPSQEQCDRLLLLYPTSLAIFSEEADGLCFKGELPLSAVHINLEEKEKQIRSFLIEGPLINTIRVVCASYEDYSRWLLCLQAVTGPQGFPGLQAPTQIRGGGRSSLSSDGRTSWDSGCPAPPSTHTSQSLPESLVVSPVSCPAQTPPEGDSTSKHKLELRRSGSTRSPRSKARGERPGPTSPLHLDLTKLSLEGSPEAPDPSLETPHSPLYADPYTPPATSHHKVTDVRGLDEHTLHLKSGPGRVEGLRRPQSHVLRQFLSAMQSSLRSEPASSFPSIPVSVPVSDAGCGLSKKGTLVSRASPRHRGRAPPPPDSPQLVSPAKDGSPLPVPPPADGRAPRSYNLWDKAPSPCRQRWPRFSVPETEGGPLHWI
- the PLEKHN1 gene encoding pleckstrin homology domain-containing family N member 1 isoform X3, with protein sequence MGNSQCVPQAPRRLRASFSRKPSLKGTREDSARKLVGLFGTEASPDRDTTADKIFYYIPGTDIPGLQNQQENLEQPFLSVFKKGRRRVPVRSLGKVVHYAKVQLRFQHSQEASDCYLELFPAHLYFQAVGSEGLTFQGLLPLTELSVCPLEGSGEPAFQITGPLPAPLLVLCPSHAELGRWLYHLEKQMALLGGLRRCHSAPPQGPPEDELPWTLQRRLTRLRTVSGRHKVGSAICASRVRLQHLPSQEQCDRLLLLYPTSLAIFSEEADGLCFKGELPLSAVHINLEEKEKQIRSFLIEGPLINTIRVVCASYEDYSRWLLCLQAVTGPQGFPGLQAPTQIRGGGRSSLSSDGRTSWDSGCPAPPSTHTSQSLPESLVVSPVSCPAQTPPEGDSTSKHKLELRRSGSTRSPRSKARGERPGPTSPLHLDLTKLSLEGSPEAPDPSLETPHSPLYADPYTPPATSHHKVTDVRGLDEFLSAMQSSLRSEPASSFPSIPVSVPVSDAGCGLSKKGTLVSRASPRHRGRAPPPPDSPQLVSPAKDGSPLPVPPPADGRAPRSYNLWDKAPSPCRQRWPRFSVPETEGGPLHWI
- the PLEKHN1 gene encoding pleckstrin homology domain-containing family N member 1 isoform X7; translated protein: MGNSQCVPQAPRRLRASFSRKPSLKGTREDSARKLVGLFGTEASPDRDTTADKIFYYIPGTDIPGLQNQQENLEQPFLSVFKKGRRRVPVRSLGKVVHYAKVQLRFQHSQEASDCYLELFPAHLYFQAVGSEGLTFQGLLPLTELSVCPLEGSGEPAFQITGPLPAPLLVLCPSHAELGRWLYHLEKQMALLGGLRRCHSAPPQRRLTRLRTVSGRHKVGSAICASRVRLQHLPSQEQCDRLLLLYPTSLAIFSEEADGLCFKGELPLSAVHINLEEKEKQIRSFLIEGPLINTIRVVCASYEDYSRWLLCLQAVTGPQGFPGLQAPTQIRGGGRSSLSSDGRTSWDSGCPAPPSTHTSQSLPESLVVSPVSCPAQTPPEGDSTSKHKLELRRSGSTRSPRSKARGERPGPTSPLHLDLTKLSLEGSPEAPDPSLETPHSPLYADPYTPPATSHHKVTDVRGLDEFLSAMQSSLRSEPASSFPSIPVSVPVSDAGCGLSKKGTLVSRASPRHRGRAPPPPDSPQLVSPAKDGSPLPVPPPADGRAPRSYNLWDKAPSPCRQRWPRFSVPETEGGPLHWI